The segment TCTGCGGTCAGATAGCCGATGCCAAAAGGGTGCTCATAGGATAGAATTTGTGGTGTATAGGCAGTATGGTGGAGTGCCCCAAGTAAAATAGCAATTGGTTTTAGGCCGCACTCTTCAGCTTCTTTGGAAAGTGATTCATCAATGGATAGAATTTCGTTTATTTTTTTTCTTTTTAGTGATTTTATCAGGGTATGGTCAAATTCTTTGGCCCGGGGTGAGGTACCAGCAGGCGAGTCGCCAGATATTTTATGTGAAAGATCGCCAGAAGCCACGATGGCTATTTTTTTATCTGAGTTTTTGAATATTTTTTGTAGGTGTTTGCCAAAGTTGTAATTTTTTTGTGGGTCGTAGGAGATTGTAGGATGGATGGCTAGAATTTTTAAGCCAATAATATCTTGGGTGAGATAAAAAAGAGGGATGGTGGCACCGTAATCTATTTTTTCTTCATTAATTAATTTGATATCAAAATTTTCGGTGTTTTTTGTGGAGCCGGCGCCAATAATTTCAGCCAACTCAGTATCAGCCGCTAGTTCTAATTTGGTGGCTAGGTCGCCAAAGTTTTCTAATGAGCCAAAATATTTTGGAGATGCGTTTACGGAAAATTCAGTAGAGGGGCTTTGATTGTGGGGTGAGATAATAACAAGCGTATCTGGTTTTATAGAAATGAGTTCATCGTTGATTTTTTGGAGGGAATTTATAGTCGTTTCTAATTTGGTTATATTGTTTTGCCCAATGGCCGGTATAGCGAGCGGCGGGTGAGGGCAAAGAGCTGCAAATTTTATCATAGGTGATTTATTTTTGGGTGATAGTTGCTCCTATGGGGTGGAGCTCAAGAGTTTTTTGATCGACGTAAATTATATTTTCAGTTTTGAACCCCATTGATTTGAAAGTCTCCATAGAATCAAAGGGCCTTCTTTCGCCAGTGGAAATAAAATATACAGCCGGTGCGCCTTTGATGCCAACCAATTCGCCATCGCGGAGTTTTAATGGCTTGGCGGTGTTGTACTGCTCCAGTTCACTTGTGCTGACTGGGGTTAATTTTTTATTTTTATAATAGACATTTAGAATATCTTTGGTAGGGACAGGGTGTTTTTCTCCTGATTGGACCAGATAGACCCCGCCGGTTTTTTTGTCCTGCATTAGGGTGCCGGTGGGGTGGAGATCTTTTTTGGTGACAGGGTCGCCAAATTTATAGGGGAAAATATCTTTGTTGCCAACTTGGATTATTTCTTCCGGATTGAAGCCTAGGAGTTTAAATGTTTCCCTGGAATCTATAGGACGAAGGGTATCATCATCTAAAAGATAGATACCGCCGGTGGGGATTTGTAGTAGAGAATAATTTGGGTGTTCGATGGGGCTGCCGACTGGATATTTGTCCAATTCATTTGGTTTGACCGGGATGACTTTTTTAAAAGAAGAATAGCGGCTCAAAAAAGCAGATTTTGAATGGAAGGGGTGTTTCTCGCCGTCTTTTATGAGCCAGATGCCGCCGTCTTCGCTGTTTTGCAGCAGAGCACCGTCCATATAGCTGACGGCAAACCATTTTTCCCAGAGTTCTGATAAAAGTTCGTTGCCGTGTAAGTGGGGAGTATAGGTGTAGAGGGCGCGAGTAGCATCATTTTTGATGGTGACCTTGGTGTTGTCTATGGTGTATGTTTCTCCAACCTGAAATTTAAATTTGTCCGGGTTGTCATAATAAAAACGGGTACCACCAGCGCCCCAGTCAACTTGGCTGAAAAACCCTTTGTATTTTTGGACGCCAGGATCACCTTTGCTGCAGCTATCGCAGATGCCATAGCCAGTGGCCCAATCATATTGGTCTGTAGAGGGATTTTGATCAGTGACAAGGCTTTGTTCTTTTTGTAAGAGAGTCAGGATATAGCGAGGGCTTATTTTGTGGAGACGGGCGGTGTCATAGATGATTTGAGCGGCGGTTACTTTGATATTTGGGTCGATATATTTAGCCAGTGGACTATTTTTAACCTCTAGAAATTCTTGGATTTGGTCCATGCGCATGCTTTCATAGTTTGTCAGCTCTTGATCGGAAATAATGAATTGGGGATTGAATTGTGCAGAAGCACAAAAGACGGGATAAAATGAGCTAACTAAAAAATAAAGTAAACTAAAAATAGGGGTTAATTTTTTTATTTTTACCATAAAAATTTTTTTGAATTGGTAGGGTTATTATAACATTAATTAATGGTTTTTGGCAACGATAAACGACAACTAGCAGAAACTACGCATTTATTAAATAAAGAATTAAATAACGGCGATTTTTAACTTTTTATATTATCGTTATTTATAATATTTATGTTATAATAATATTAATGACCAGAGAAAAGATATTGCCAAATCAGTCTGGACTGACGCTGATGGAGATTTTGGTATCTCTAGGGATTTTTTTATTGATCAATGTTTTGGTTTGGGTTTTCGTAAAGCAGAGCTATTTTTTTCAGAGTTTTGCTTTTGAGCAGGCGACTTCTATCAGTGAGGCGCAGAGAGGGGTGGAGACAATGGTCAAAGAAATACGCGAAGCAATGCCGGCTGATACTGGGGCTTATCCGATAGAAAAAGCTGATGAGTTTGAGTTGATATTTTTTAGCGATTATGACCGAGATATTTCAGTAGAGAGAGTCAGATATTATCTAAATGGCTCTGATTTTATCAAAGCTGTGACTGAGGGCTCGGGTACACCTCTGCAATATTTACCACAAAATGAGGTTTCAACTATTTTGTCGCGTTATGTAAGGAATGGTGAAGATGAGCCAGTTTTTACATATTACAATGGTGACTACCCAAACGATTCAGAAAATAATCCTTTAGTCACGCCAGCTGATCCAATGGTCTTGAAGTTGATACATGTTCACTTGAAGATCAATGCTATACCGGACAGGGCACCAAAAGAATTTATTCTTGATTCAGATGTGCAGGTTAGAAACCTTAAAGATAATTTGTAATTTTAAATTTTTAAATATAAAAATATGAAAAGCGTAATAAAAAAAGTATGTTTGGTGACAGTGGATATGGGCTATGGACACCAAAGGGCGGCTTTTCCTTTGAGGTTTTTGGATCGGCACGAAGAGATGATTTTGGCCAATAATTATACGGGTATACCGGAAAAAGATCTAGAGGTTTGGAATCAGGGTCGTAAGCCATATGAATTTATCTCCAGGGCCAAACATATTCCTATAATCGGTGACGCCTTGTTTTGGGGGATGGACCAAATGCAGAAGATCAATGATTTTTATCCGAGAAAGAAAGAGTGCCGTCCGAGCTGGCAACTCAAAACAAATATGGCAATAATCCGGAGCAAGCAGTGGGGCAAGGATTTGATAGACAAGCTGGACCGGGAAGAATTGCCACTTTTGACCACCTTTTTTACAGTAGCTTATATGGCGGAAGAATTTAATTATCGCAATGATATTTATTTGGTAGTGTGCGATGCGGATGTATCTCGGGCTTGGGCGGCACCAAATCCGGCCACTAGCAAAATAAAGTATTTTGCTCCAACCAGAAGAGTATATGAGCGCCTGCAATTGTATGGTGTGAAAACAGAAAATATTTATTTTACCGGTTTTCCTCTGCCAAAAGAAAATACCGGCGAGGAAAAATTGGATATTTTAAAGCAAGATCTAGCCAATAGACTCAGAAATCTCGACCCAAAAAATTTTTATATAAATAAATATAAAAAGACGATAGAAGAATGTCTTGGTGAATTTAGGGTGCCGGAAAAGTCGATGCACCCGCTGACTATCACTTTTGCGGTAGGTGGTGCCGGAGCCCAAAGAGAAATGGGCGCAAAATTATTGAAGAGCATGAAACACAATTTGGGCCGGGGAGAAGTACGTATAAATTTGATAGCTGGGACGCACAAGGATATTTATGAATATTTTATGGAGAAAATAAATGAATTTGGTTTGGTAGAAATTTTGAATAAAAATGTTTTTATTTTATATGAAGAGACAAAAGAGGACTATTTGATGAGGTTTAATGAAATTCTACGGACAACAGATATCTTGTGGACCAAGCCATCGGAGTTGTCTTTTTATGTAGCTTTGGGTTTGCCGATAATTATTACAGAGCCGCTGGGTAGTCAGGAAGTTTTTAATCGCAAGTGGTTGGTTGGCATTGGGGCGGCCATGGATCAGGAAAATATAAATTATGCTAACGAGTGGTTGTTTGATTGGTTGAATTCTGGTTGGTTGGCAGAGGCGGCAATGCAGGGATTTTTCGAGGCGCCGAAATATGGGACATTTAACATCGAAAAAGTAATAAAAGGTGAGTTGAAGGATATAAGAAAACCTGATACAATATTTCAGTATTAGGACATTTAAACATATAAATATTTAAGCATTTAAAATTATGCCAGAATGTATTTTTTGTAAAATTATCAAAGGTGAGATACCATCTGATAAAATATATGAAGATGACTTGGTTTTGGTTTTTTTAGATATTAGTCCGATAAATAAGGGCCATGCTTTGGCGGTGCCCAAAGAACATTATGAAAATTTGTTGGAGACACCAGAGGAATTAGCCGGAAAAATGATGGCAGTCGTGAAAAAGGTGGCTAAGGCAATAAAAATTATCACGAACGCTGAGGGTATAAATATCGGTATAAATAATGGTTTGGCTGCTGGACAATCTGTATTTCATGCCCATATTCATGTGATACCTAGATATCTGAATGATGGTTATAAATTGTGGGGCAGCGATAAGATTTATGGTCCAGGTGAGAGCCAGATTTTGGCGGAAAAAATTAAAAGTGAAATAAATTAAAAGAGATAATTGAGTTGACAATAATATTCTTTCGCTATAAAATGATAAAAACTAAATTTATGAAGATAGTAGTTATAGGTTCTCATGGAACAGGAAAAACAACATTAACAAGAGGTATTTATAATTATTTAAAGGAGGATAGCAAGATGAAGGTTTGTGTAACTGGTGCTCATGGAACTGGCAAGACGACCCTATCAATGTTTTTGTCTGGTAGGATAAAATGGAGATATTTGCCAGAATCTCCAATGCAAGCGGTGGTGAGGGGATTCGATATAAACGAAAATACATCGCTTGCGACTGAGTGGTGGATTATTGCCAAACAACTGGAAATGGAACTTTTAACCCCAGAGCCTTGGGTATCTGATAAATGCTTGATTGATATATTGGCATACGCCAGATATCTATTTCGCAAAAACAAGGCTTTTCTCCGAGCAGTGGATTTATTGAAAGAACACATTAATTATGATTTGGTATTTTATCTGCCAAGTGGTGAGTTCCCCATTGCTGATGACGGCTTCCGGTCACTTGACCCGGCATTCCAGAGGGAGATTGACAGGATTATAATAAAAATAATGCGGGAGCTAAATATAAAGTATCATCGATTAGTGGGTAACCCGGAGCAAAGATTTATGGAGGCAAAAAGAATAATTGATAAAAGACTCAGTGTTTAAATCATAAAATAGGCTGGTTTTTAATAAAGACTGGCCTATTTTTTAATAATATTATAAATAGCGGGTTGCGCCCCCGTTTTTATTTTTGGCCAAAATAGAGATAATTTATTAATTAGCATTGACAGATATATTTAAATATGTTAAGGTATAGACTCTTATAATGGGATTTTTTGCTGGTATTTTTGGGCAAATGGAGTTATAATAATAGGACCCAAAAATGCAAGTAAAAAATTCCAAAAACAAAAAAATATTCCAGCCCCTGCAATCGCCGGAGATTTTTGGTTAAACGAAATTTTCTGCAGTTGTGGGGGTCTGGAGTAGAAGAATACCCCTTTAAAAATTACATAACAAAATAGAAGGAGGTAAAAGGAAAAGAAAATCGTCCCCTTTAACCAGTCGGCCCTTGGGAAGGGCCTTAATTCACATGTGTAAGAAGAAAGTTTATGTGGAGGTATTGAAAATGAAGAAAGCGATGTTTTTGATGTTTATGTTGGCCGTCTTTTTGGCCAATGTTTTCGCAGGCAATGAGCCAACCTATGGAGTGGCCAATGTTGACGGCAATGCCAGTGAATGGAACCTGACCAACGATTTTTTTGCCGACATGTATCGGGCAGCCAAGCCCGATAAACCAGTGGAGTCCAAACTCTACCTGCGTTACGACTGCCAGACCAAAACCCTGTATGCCTTGGTGCTGGTTGTGCCGGACGTGCAGGCCCTGGTCTTGCCCGACGATGCTTTCATAAAACTGGGCAACAGTACCAAACTGGTTGACGGCAATTATGGTGATGACGGTGTCGTGCCAGATTTTGCCTGGGTCGGTTTGAGCCAAAGTGGCCAGGTGGCTACGGGTTGGGAGGCCTCGGTTCATCTCGAGCCCGGCTATTACCCAGACCTTAATGTCCACATACAAGTGATCCACGACGGCCAACAAACTTCGGCTGTCAAAGATCGCGCGATCCCACTGCTTATTGATTGCCCACCCCCGACTGGTGAGTTCAAAGTGGGCATCAAGGATGATATTTTCCTTGGACAAAAAACGCTTGCCTGGACTGGTTTTAAAACCGGCAATCAGGATGGCGGTTGTCCTGGTACTTATCAAGCCAAAGGCAAGGTGTCGATCGATACCACGGCTGGACAAAGCGTGTTGAATTACAGCGTCAGTGGGCTGGTTGTCGTGACGTATGAATGCGACGGCCAGTACCCGCCCATGGCATTCAGTGTCGTCAAAGACAGTCTGTTCGCCAAAGTAAAAGGCATCTGGCAGCTTTTGGGCCAGAAATCTTTTGCTGGCATGACCCTTGCCTGCGGTCAGACATGGACTGGTAATTTTGCTTACAATTTTACTTATCAGCCCGGTATGACCAAACTGAAAAAGGTGGACGTGGCATATTACGGTGAGGGACAGTCTGTTCGTTTTGAAGAGGAATATAATCTGCCCGCGCCAGTCATGCAAAACGGCTGTATCCTGGTGTATCATCGCTGGGACGGCCAGCCGGAGAAATTTTTGGGCCAGGTTTGTTATACTGATCAACTGCCCAAAGTTTTCAATGTTGATTCCACCGTCACCTACAGCGAGCCGGGCGATTATAGCTTCAAAAACTATTTTCGCACCAGCGACGGTCAGAGCGGCGAGGCCACGCACTCTTTTCTGATCAAAGAATGTCCGCCTGAAAAAGAGCTGGAGCTTTTTAAAGTCTGGCTTTACAACGGACAGGAGGGTGTGCCGCCCGATGTATTGGAAAATTTTCGGGTAGTGGCCACGAGCGATATCGACAAACTGGTTTATGCAAAAATTGGTGGCGTGCTCGCCTGGCGTGATACTCAAGGCAATCTTCGTAATAAGCTCAAATACATTCTTGCTTCGAGCATTAATGTGGTTGAGGAAAACCCGCCTTTCGGTTGGGTAAACACCGGCGGCCTTGGCCAGATCACGCCGTTGAACAGCAAGCATTATGTGTATAACTCGAAAGAGTTTACCGAGTGCGATCCGGACGATTTCAATGTGATGATCATTGTGCAGAAGGATGGCCAGCCCGTGGCCGGAGTGACTATGAACGTCTACATTCCGGTGATTCTCGGGGGGGACGGCGATCATCTGCTTACCTTCAACTCGGACGGATCGGTCACGGCCAAATATGTGGGTAAAGGGAATGGCGATTATGTCACTGGGCAATGCCATTCTTTCGACTACTGGTATTATCGTTGGGGTGGCAAGGGCAATCTGTTGGAAAACAGCTTACTTTGCTGGGATAACAAAACCCTTCCTACACGGCCTGTGGTATTTGAGTTGTTTGCACCGCAGGGTCAGGTTTTTGCCATTAATGGCCAGCCCAAATATACCCGCTCTATTCGGTTTGATTTGAAGACCCCTGGCATGGATGCCGAGGGTCATGTCAATATCATCCCCAATTTCCCGGAATGGTATACCGATTGGGTGTTTGAGTTGGTCGGCGCGGCACAATTTGCTGCCAATCCAATCACTTTTGCGGGGGCACCAGAACGTCTTGTTTTTGAACAAGGTACGCCAGCTTTTCCTGGTGAGGATTGGAACAATGCCGTTGATTTGGATCATGACGGCTGGGATGGAACGGTTACTGCCAAGGGGCCGGCCAATAATCCCGCTGGACCGGCTTGGGCCACCTTCAGTTTTGCCGATGGTAAACCCCGGGGTATTACCGGCATTTATATGCAAACGGCTGGACCCGGTCTCAGTAACGAGAGACAAGCTGCCAAGTTTGATATTTACGGCAGCTTGGATGGTGTTAATTACACTCGGCTGCTGAGGCAAACACGTGAGTGGGGTGGCGCATTGCGCAATTTTAATGTTGCCCCTATGAACGTGCGCTATGTGAAGCTGGTGCTTAATACGCCGCAATATACCAGCGGCAACTGGCGCCAGCTCGTGGAATTTGGTGTGGTTTTTGGACAGGTGCCTTCTTATGCCAGGACCACTGGAGAAGACGAGTTGGAAATCGCAGCGGCCCCAGCCGAATTTCAACTGGAACAAAACTATCCCAATCCGTTTAATCCAGTCACTTCGTTGCGTTATCAGTTGTCGCAGGATGTACACGTGACGCTGGCGATATTCGATATCTCCGGTCAGCAAGTGGCGCGGCTGGTGGATGGAAATCAGGCGGCGGGATGGCATAACGTCAGATGGGATGCCGCGGGCATGCCAAGCGGCGTATATTTTGCCCGCATCGTCGCCGGCGAGTTCTCCGACGTGAAACGGATGATGCTACTCAAATAAAACAAAGGAAAAACAAAGGCCATAAAATAGGACTTGGCCAGTCCAGCCCTCGAGGTGAAAAACTTCGAGGGCTTTTATTTTGGTGATTTTTGTTCTTTGGAGGCTATTATGATATAATAAAATAGCGAAAAAGGGGGAGAAAGGGTGAAATTATGCAATTATCTGGTTTGCAGAAATACATACTTTTAGAATGTTTAAATGCCAAAAATGGCAGGATTTTTCGGGGCAGTTTGGCTAATTTTTATAGTCGAGCGAAAATGCCGCCCAAAAAAGAATTAATGGTGAAAATTATTACTCAAAGTATAGAGCGGTTGATAAAAAGAGATTTGGTGGTGGGGTTTGGAGAGATCACGAGTGAGAAGCAATTTATCAAAGAAATCAAAATAACTAGCGTGGGCAGGAGGGTGGCGAAAAAGCTATTAGGGGAGCAGATGAGAATACCACTGAAGGCGGGTAGGAAAGTAGGGAAGTAGGGTGGTAGGTAAATTCAAAATCTAAAATTCTCGTCTCGCCGATGGCGAGCCGAGGCGGGCAAAATCCAAAATAAATTACAAATTAAATTATTTATTGCTATGAACAAAAAGTTGATCAAATACTTGGATGACAACAAGATTAAGTATGAATTGATGGAGCACAGGGTGGTTTATACGGCTTATGATGTGGCGGCGACAATGCATGTGAAGCTGGGGGAGATCGCCAAAAGTTTGCTCATAAAGTTTAATAAGCCCTTTGAAGATGGGAAAAAACCTTATGCCTTGGCGGTGGTGGGAGCCGATAAAAATATTGATTTGAAAAAGCTGGCTAAAGTGGTGAGCGACTGGGCAGTGAAATTGAATAAAGAGCTAAGAATGAAGAAGCCCGAGAAGGGCAAAAAGCCGGTGGTGGATATTTATAATAAGGTGGCCAAAGTTGATTTGCCCAAAGAAAAAGACATGAAGGACAAATTTAAAGTTCCGGCTGGAGCAATGTCGGCTTTTGGCTCGTTTTATAAATTGCCGGTGTTTGTTGATAAAGGTTTTGCTAAAAAGGAAAAAGCGATTTTTGCGGCGGGGAGCTTTACGGAGAGCGTGAAGATGCCAGTCGGTAGTTTTGTAAAAATGGAAAAAGCAATGTCAGGGGTGTTTGCTGTGCCAAAGAAGGCGAAGAAAAATATCAAAAAAAACAAGAAGAAATAAAATAGAAATTTATTGCAAAAATATGATAAAGAAGACAAGTGTTTTGTTTTTACTTCTAGCCTTTTTTTTGCCGTTGGTAGGAGTGAGGGCCGATGGCATGATCATACCAGAGCCAAATTATCATGCTTGGGAGACTGATCAAAAGGCAGTAATATTTTATGAGGGTGGCCAAGAGACATTGGTAGTTTCAACGTCGTTTCAGGGAGATGCCA is part of the Candidatus Kuenenbacteria bacterium genome and harbors:
- the amrB gene encoding AmmeMemoRadiSam system protein B encodes the protein MIKFAALCPHPPLAIPAIGQNNITKLETTINSLQKINDELISIKPDTLVIISPHNQSPSTEFSVNASPKYFGSLENFGDLATKLELAADTELAEIIGAGSTKNTENFDIKLINEEKIDYGATIPLFYLTQDIIGLKILAIHPTISYDPQKNYNFGKHLQKIFKNSDKKIAIVASGDLSHKISGDSPAGTSPRAKEFDHTLIKSLKRKKINEILSIDESLSKEAEECGLKPIAILLGALHHTAYTPQILSYEHPFGIGYLTAEMILKN
- a CDS encoding HIT family protein, translating into MPECIFCKIIKGEIPSDKIYEDDLVLVFLDISPINKGHALAVPKEHYENLLETPEELAGKMMAVVKKVAKAIKIITNAEGINIGINNGLAAGQSVFHAHIHVIPRYLNDGYKLWGSDKIYGPGESQILAEKIKSEIN
- a CDS encoding AAA family ATPase, yielding MKIVVIGSHGTGKTTLTRGIYNYLKEDSKMKVCVTGAHGTGKTTLSMFLSGRIKWRYLPESPMQAVVRGFDINENTSLATEWWIIAKQLEMELLTPEPWVSDKCLIDILAYARYLFRKNKAFLRAVDLLKEHINYDLVFYLPSGEFPIADDGFRSLDPAFQREIDRIIIKIMRELNIKYHRLVGNPEQRFMEAKRIIDKRLSV
- a CDS encoding T9SS type A sorting domain-containing protein, which codes for MCKKKVYVEVLKMKKAMFLMFMLAVFLANVFAGNEPTYGVANVDGNASEWNLTNDFFADMYRAAKPDKPVESKLYLRYDCQTKTLYALVLVVPDVQALVLPDDAFIKLGNSTKLVDGNYGDDGVVPDFAWVGLSQSGQVATGWEASVHLEPGYYPDLNVHIQVIHDGQQTSAVKDRAIPLLIDCPPPTGEFKVGIKDDIFLGQKTLAWTGFKTGNQDGGCPGTYQAKGKVSIDTTAGQSVLNYSVSGLVVVTYECDGQYPPMAFSVVKDSLFAKVKGIWQLLGQKSFAGMTLACGQTWTGNFAYNFTYQPGMTKLKKVDVAYYGEGQSVRFEEEYNLPAPVMQNGCILVYHRWDGQPEKFLGQVCYTDQLPKVFNVDSTVTYSEPGDYSFKNYFRTSDGQSGEATHSFLIKECPPEKELELFKVWLYNGQEGVPPDVLENFRVVATSDIDKLVYAKIGGVLAWRDTQGNLRNKLKYILASSINVVEENPPFGWVNTGGLGQITPLNSKHYVYNSKEFTECDPDDFNVMIIVQKDGQPVAGVTMNVYIPVILGGDGDHLLTFNSDGSVTAKYVGKGNGDYVTGQCHSFDYWYYRWGGKGNLLENSLLCWDNKTLPTRPVVFELFAPQGQVFAINGQPKYTRSIRFDLKTPGMDAEGHVNIIPNFPEWYTDWVFELVGAAQFAANPITFAGAPERLVFEQGTPAFPGEDWNNAVDLDHDGWDGTVTAKGPANNPAGPAWATFSFADGKPRGITGIYMQTAGPGLSNERQAAKFDIYGSLDGVNYTRLLRQTREWGGALRNFNVAPMNVRYVKLVLNTPQYTSGNWRQLVEFGVVFGQVPSYARTTGEDELEIAAAPAEFQLEQNYPNPFNPVTSLRYQLSQDVHVTLAIFDISGQQVARLVDGNQAAGWHNVRWDAAGMPSGVYFARIVAGEFSDVKRMMLLK